One part of the Lentimicrobium sp. L6 genome encodes these proteins:
- a CDS encoding T9SS-dependent choice-of-anchor J family protein, translating to MIKRIFDLLVFILFFTSLNAQNVIGQKIDNDKTQSESSDISMQNDSANKQTKQKNSYILPFLEYFDNGTFPPTDWITYRGINGAGINYDWDINKNGGYDKNGAMVYWENIGGTILEDWLVSPLITLGSISTLSFFEKQDYTTEYGSDYSIRISTNSQSLHSDFNIIASYGESSFSTAYSLREIDLSAFDGQSVYIAFVMTNDDGDSWYIDNVSIDESNTIGGGKLLISEVAYPVNEAEGRFVELYNAGDETIDLTSYYLGFYRNTQRINLVGSIEPGEKFIYAPNAIDFYRTYGFTANQSDGGIDPSWLNGTDAIILLYKRNKAAYTRLDTYGVIKADGTGKEWEYINKHAVRKANIIEDQNSMILDEWIISTAYATNYYDVTPGIHNEYYYWNGQNDTDWDNYQNWTVSSKGTSFVPDAGANVVVPSGSANSPSWALYRFPYFFNTLTIQPGANFTVASDNILKVTNDVTVASGATLSIESDAAGAATFIPEGTVIGDAKVERYMATISGIPDNGIWHLFSPAVSDFQSGDLMNQYLKYWDEPVGNWAYISTTDEILSAGKGYALMLLDNFGHTVNVTGKLNTGDVTIQNLDFTSGAGWEGYNLVGNPYTASMDWGVIQDNLPLGIDKAIHYWDVENGQYIFYNNGVGTASRFIPAGQAFFIHVNEPNLDITFTPDSRVADSSHLYYKSNKGKIYDEYQPEVKEQLNQLVVETSTSYGVTDKVFLKFHEKATSDYDGHYDAIKFTSNNDKIADAWLSFQNNDYSINTLPVNMIEGRYDMSIRFGKQESYSLTFHGIDSFEEDQPINLYDKTTSSYYDLRKYTKLNFYNTDNVIENRFEIVFAEGVGIEEKLADNTWLIFASKGALTIKNTLELSENNTFSYSIYTVEGKLIASYDYEKEVINKYHNVTSGIYVIKLITEHQQITKKVWLSK from the coding sequence ATGATTAAGCGAATATTTGATTTATTAGTTTTCATACTTTTTTTCACCTCCTTAAATGCACAAAATGTTATTGGACAGAAAATAGACAATGATAAAACTCAGTCTGAATCTTCAGATATATCGATGCAAAATGATTCAGCCAATAAGCAGACAAAGCAAAAAAACAGTTATATTCTACCTTTTTTAGAATATTTCGACAATGGAACTTTCCCGCCAACCGACTGGATCACATATAGAGGTATTAATGGGGCAGGTATAAATTATGATTGGGATATTAATAAGAATGGTGGTTATGACAAAAATGGAGCCATGGTATATTGGGAAAATATAGGTGGAACAATACTTGAAGATTGGCTAGTAAGTCCATTAATTACCCTTGGGTCGATTTCAACCTTATCTTTCTTTGAAAAGCAAGATTATACTACTGAATATGGAAGTGATTATAGTATAAGGATTTCCACCAATTCTCAAAGCTTGCATTCTGATTTTAACATCATTGCTAGTTATGGAGAATCTTCATTTTCAACTGCATATTCATTAAGAGAAATAGACTTAAGTGCATTTGATGGACAAAGTGTTTATATTGCTTTTGTTATGACTAATGATGATGGCGATTCTTGGTATATTGATAATGTATCAATTGACGAATCCAATACAATAGGAGGAGGGAAGTTGTTGATTTCAGAAGTGGCTTACCCAGTAAATGAGGCGGAAGGTAGGTTTGTTGAGCTTTATAATGCAGGTGATGAAACCATTGATTTAACAAGCTATTATTTAGGATTCTATAGAAATACACAAAGAATTAACCTTGTGGGGTCCATCGAACCAGGCGAAAAGTTTATTTATGCACCTAATGCCATTGATTTCTATAGAACTTATGGCTTTACTGCCAATCAATCAGATGGTGGAATTGATCCTTCATGGTTAAATGGCACTGATGCCATTATACTGCTTTACAAAAGGAATAAAGCAGCTTATACTAGGCTGGATACCTATGGAGTAATAAAAGCTGATGGTACAGGGAAGGAATGGGAATATATTAATAAACATGCAGTTAGGAAAGCGAATATTATAGAAGACCAGAATTCAATGATTTTAGACGAATGGATTATTAGTACGGCCTACGCCACAAATTATTATGATGTTACTCCTGGTATTCATAATGAATACTATTATTGGAATGGCCAAAATGATACCGACTGGGATAATTATCAAAATTGGACCGTCTCTAGTAAAGGAACTTCATTTGTTCCAGATGCTGGTGCCAATGTAGTCGTTCCTTCAGGAAGTGCGAACTCACCCAGCTGGGCTCTTTACCGCTTCCCATACTTTTTCAACACCCTAACTATTCAACCAGGTGCTAATTTCACTGTTGCATCTGACAATATTTTAAAAGTCACGAATGATGTTACTGTTGCTAGTGGAGCGACTCTTAGTATTGAATCGGACGCGGCTGGAGCGGCAACTTTTATTCCTGAAGGAACAGTAATTGGAGATGCAAAGGTTGAGAGATATATGGCTACGATTAGTGGAATCCCAGATAATGGAATATGGCATTTGTTTTCTCCTGCTGTTTCTGATTTTCAATCAGGAGATTTAATGAATCAATACTTAAAATATTGGGATGAACCAGTTGGTAATTGGGCATACATTAGTACTACCGACGAAATTCTATCAGCTGGTAAAGGCTATGCTCTTATGTTATTAGATAATTTTGGTCACACTGTCAATGTAACTGGAAAGCTGAATACGGGTGATGTCACTATTCAAAATTTAGATTTTACAAGTGGAGCTGGATGGGAAGGTTATAATTTAGTTGGAAATCCGTATACCGCATCAATGGATTGGGGAGTGATTCAAGATAATTTACCATTAGGAATAGATAAAGCCATACATTATTGGGATGTTGAGAATGGTCAGTATATCTTTTATAATAATGGAGTTGGAACAGCATCTAGGTTTATCCCAGCCGGACAAGCTTTCTTTATTCACGTAAACGAGCCCAATTTAGATATCACATTTACGCCAGATTCAAGGGTTGCTGATAGCTCACATTTGTATTATAAATCAAATAAAGGGAAGATTTATGATGAATATCAACCAGAAGTTAAGGAGCAACTAAACCAATTAGTAGTTGAAACTTCAACAAGTTATGGGGTGACGGATAAAGTGTTTTTGAAGTTTCATGAAAAAGCAACATCAGATTATGATGGACATTATGATGCTATAAAATTCACCTCTAATAATGATAAGATTGCAGATGCATGGCTCTCTTTTCAGAACAATGATTATAGCATCAATACTTTACCTGTCAATATGATCGAAGGAAGGTATGACATGTCTATCAGGTTTGGAAAACAAGAAAGCTACTCGCTAACATTTCATGGTATAGACTCTTTTGAGGAAGACCAGCCAATTAATTTATACGACAAAACAACAAGTTCTTATTATGATTTAAGGAAATATACCAAACTTAACTTCTATAATACTGACAACGTAATTGAAAACAGATTCGAAATTGTGTTTGCCGAGGGTGTTGGCATAGAAGAAAAATTAGCAGATAATACCTGGCTGATATTTGCAAGTAAAGGAGCATTAACTATAAAAAACACACTTGAACTTTCTGAAAACAACACCTTTTCATATTCTATATATACTGTTGAAGGTAAGTTGATAGCATCTTATGATTATGAAAAAGAAGTGATTAATAAATATCATAATGTGACTTCCGGAATTTATGTAATAAAACTCATTACAGAGCATCAGCAAATCACAAAAAAAGTGTGGCTATCCAAATAG